GAACATTGAACATTGAACATTGAACATTGAACATTGAACATTGAACATTGAACATTGAACATTGAACATTGAACATTGAACATTGAACATTGAACATTGAACATTGAACATTGAACATTGAACATTGTTCTCTTTTCAATATTTTTATTTCCTTATTCCTTGTTGAATATTCTTAATTCGATCATAAAGATAGCTTCGTTTTAGCTACCAAAAGTTCATCCCAGCGTGTGGTATATCTGTTACTGAGATGGTTTTGATTCATCAGCCACTTATTTCGATGATCTCCCTTTTTATGTAGGCCTGTAGCTGCAAATGCAGCGTAATTACGTCCAAACTTAGAATTGATACGGTCCATACATTCCATTAAACGGTGCTGTTTTTTGGTATATAATTCCGGATCAAAAAGATCCATTTGAACTTCACTATTAGGCACAATACCCGTCAGCATCACAGCAGCCTTTTTATATTTTCGGCCTTCCTCGAATGCTTTTTGGGTGAGCATTTTACCAACATGGATAAGGGTGGGGGTATGGGCGGTGGGAACTCTCAGGGCATACCCAGCTCCAAATTTATATTTCCCGCGAATATTATCGTATTTATCTCCAATAAGATTAATACTGATATTTGACGCTACCGAATGTTGGGCTCGTAGTTTTTCAGTTGCACGACTTACGAAGGTAGCTACTGCTTCCTGAACATCTCCTAAATCATATAGTGGTTTACCAAACATTCGGGAAGTGAGGATGCCTTTTCGAGAGTCTCTTCCTGTTCCAAGTCCTGAACACGGGATTCCGTTTAATTCTAACACAGTTCTTAATCCCGTTATAGCCAGGTGCTTTCGAACCCATTTTCGGTTGTTGATCGTTTCTTTAAGCTGGAATGCATTTTCGATTCCAAATCGATTAATACGAATGGTTAATCCTTGTCCAATGCCCCAAATATTTTGTACTGGTGTTTGTTTTAGAAACTCATTCAGATTGGGGTGGGTAGTTAAATCTAATACTCCATCAAACGGTTTATTCTTCTTGGCAATATGATTGGCAATTTTAGCGAGGGTTTTACTTGGAGCTATTCCAACTGAAACAGGAAGCCCGGTCCACTTGAAAATAGTTTGTCTCAGCACTTGGCCATAGGTAGTCAGTTGGGGGTAAATATTAGTGGAAAGTTCGGCAAAGGCTTCGTCAATACTATATATCTCAATATCGTGAGTGAGGGAGCGAAGAGTTTCCATCACCCGATGGCTCATGTCTCCATAAAGTGCGTAATTGGAAGATCGAATCTGGACCCTCTTTTCTTTGAATTCCTTTCGGTATTTGAATTCCGGAGCTCCCATAGGTATGCCAGCTTCTTTTGCTTCCTCTGAACGTGCGATTACGCAACCATCATTATTCGAAAGGATAGCTATTGGTTTACCAATTAAGGTTGGATCAAATGCTCGTTCACAAGAGGCATAGAAATTATTGCAGTCGATCATGGCATAAGCCAGCCCTGACGGATTTGATGTAGGGGCTTTTAAAAACATTTTGGAAAAAATTTTGATTCGATATTAATCCACTTCATAAACAGGCTCTTGTTTCGATTCTGCTTCATCTACCGGGCGAAAACGATGAATTAAATGAGTGACTATTCCCCAAATCATCCAGTTTGTATCCTGAGAAATAAAGATAGGCGGGTGTTTAATATCTCCAGTGGTTAAGAAGGTATTCGCTCCTTTTATGACAAGTCTCCGGATAATGATTTCTTCCTCATAAGAAGCTATGATAATAGATCCGTTTTGTGGAGTAAGAGAACGGTCTACCACTAAGATATCTTGATGATAAATACCAGCAGCTTTCATGGCATTTCCATCGGCTCGCACATAAAATGTAGAAGTAGGTCTTTGTACAATCAGCTCTTCCAGGCTTAATGCTTTTTCCAAATGATCTCCGGCGGGAGAAGGGAAGCCGGTTTCAATTTTTCGGGAAAGCTTGAGTAGCTCAGAATTATTTTGAGGTGCTATGGGAGAATAAGAGGGTAATCCGGACATAAAAAATGCACATATATAAATATATGTGCATTATATGTGTATTCAATAAGAAAGTAAACTGATTTATAGTATTTAGATTAAAATTAATCGACTAGATATATCAGTTATTTAAAGCAAGAGACTCTGCATATTTGAACATAAGTGCTAAATGCTCATCATCTTTGAAATCCAGCTTATTCTCTTTTGCGTAAGTATCGACAGCCTTGCGATTGTCATCAAATAGTCGGAGGACATTTCTCTTTCTCATTTTAACGCGATCAAACTTTCCATCTTTAATGACATAGTAAGCAGTGTACTGAATAAAGGCGTCTGTTTTAGTAGCTGTTGAATAAGAGGAAACATCCTTTTGCAGACTAACCCCTGTATGCTTTAAAAAGGTAACATTATCACCTTCATGAATAACTTTGAATAATGAGTACTTGTTAAGGTCGTCTTTTCCACCTGTTTGGAAACCGTTTTTAAAGGTTAACGAAGGCGTCATAATCTTAATGGCAGATACCGCAGAATTTTCAATACCAATAAGTTTGTTTCCTCTGTTCACTAAAATACGGTTATTGGCCAGGTCGATGTTGAGGTTAACAGGTACAGTTTGCGAATTACCTGAAACCAAAACCCCTCTTACAAATTCATCAAAAAGTAATGGGTTTCCTTCAACTTCAGTGGCTTGAAATGCATAGATAGTGGTACCATCCATAGCTTCTCCGACCTGGCTTACATAATCATCAAATTCGATTTGAGCAAAACTTAACTGAGTAATAAAAAGAGCAGAGATTGTAAGTAGTATTTTTTTGGTCATTGTATTTTCCCTTCTTTAAAATTTATCATGTAATGGTAACAAATTTGGAGCTTTTAAACATGAATTACGTTATTCTGTTACAGCTTTTATAACAGATTAGACACTGAAAAAGTATTATTTGTATGTATCTGATTTTTGATACTGAAACTACGGGGCTTCCCCGTGATTATTCGGCACCCATAACTGACTTAGATAACTGGCCAAGACTCGTTCAATTAGCCTGGCAGCTGCACGATCATACCGGGAAGTTGATGAGTAGTGGGAACTATATCGTAAAACCGGAAGGCTTTACGATCCCATTTAATTCAGAAAAAATTCATGGCATTTCTACTAAAAGAGCGATGGAAGAAGGTCATGATCTTGAGTTTGTTTTGCTTGAATTCCGAAAGGACATTAATAAAGCCCATTTCTTAATCGGGCATAATGTCTCTTTTGATGAAAAAGTAATGGGAGCAGAATTTCTTCGGAAAAAGGTGGCTTCCGGGATCATGGATACTCCAAAAATAGACACGAAAGATGAGAGTACAGAATATTGTGCCATACCAGGTGCCCGGGGATATAAATGGCCCACGTTAACTGAACTCCACAAGAAATTATTTGGGGTAGATTTTGATGATGCTCATGACGCAGCTGCTGATGTTGAGGCTACCACTCGCTCTTTCTTGGAGCTGGTACGCTTGGGGGTTATCAATATTAATTTTCCGTTGGATGCTAAGCTATACGAATCCTCTCAAAGCTACATTGTAAGAGATCATTACATAGATCTGGTTTCGCCTTCTCGTATAAAAAAAAAAGAAGACCAAGGAAATGAAGCGGGAGGAGACAGAGAGAAGGATTTACGCTCTGAGGTAGTACTTGATGAAGATGTAGTTTTTACCCATTTACACTGTCATTCAAAATACTCGGTATTGCAAGCAACTGCGGGCGTGAAAGAATTGGTGGCAAAAGCTAAGAACCTCGGGATGCCTGCTGTGGCCCTCACGGATAAAGGCAACATGTATGGTGCTTTTGCATTCGCGTCTGCAGCACATGCTGTAGAAATAAAGCCAATTTTAGGTTGTGAGTTTTATGTAGTTGACGATCGCCATCAAAAGAAATTTACACGCGAAAAGAAAGATCGTCGATACCAAATACCTTTTTTGGCGAAAAACCAGGAAGGATATAAGAACCTTACCAAATTATGCTCGATAGGATTTACCGAAGGTTATTACTATAAATTTCCCAGGGTTGATAAAGAAGTCATTAAACAACATAGTGAGCATCTCATTTGTTTAAGTGGAAATACGAGGGGTCTTTTAGGGGACTTAATACTTAATAAAGGTGAACAATTCGCGGAAGAAGAGTTAGCCTGGTGGATGGAGGTGTTTGGAGATGATTTCTATCTGGAAGTGGTTAATCATGGCCTTGATGAGGAACACCGGGTAAATGAGATCTTCAAAGAATTTTCTCAAAAGTATGGGGTAAAGCTTGTAGCTAGTAATAATGTGTTTTATCTGGAAGAGGAGGATGCCAAAGCACACGACGCACTCATATGTATTGATGATGGAACATTGGTGAGTACTCCTATTGGCAAAGGCCGGGAATTTAGGTATGGCTTTCCTAATGAGGAATTTTATTTCAAAGATACTGAGGCAATGACGGCATTATTTGCCGATATGCCCGAAGCTATTATAAACTCACAGGAGATAGTCGATAAAATAGAACCTATTAAACTGGCAAGAGAGGTAATCTTACCAAAATTTGATATCCCGGAAGGTTTTGATAATGAAGACGATTATTTAAGACATCTCACTTTAGAAGGAGCTAAAAGCCGATACCCAGATTTTTCAGATGAGGTAAAGGAACGGATCGACCTCGAGCTTGGAATTATAAAAGACATGGGTTTCCCCGGCTACTTTCTGATTGTTCAGGACTTTATTGCCGCTGCCAGAGATATGGGGGTGTATGTAGGGCCTGGAAGAGGGTCTGCTGCTGGTTCGGTAGTAGCCTATTGTACAGGGATCACAAATATTGACCCTCTTACTTACGATTTACTTTTTGAGCGTTTTTTAAATCCAGAACGTGTATCTATGCCTGATATCGACATCGATTTTGATGACGACGGCAGGCAAAAAGTAATCGAGTATGTGGTGAATAAATATGGAAAAGATCAGGTAGCCCATATCATTACCTTTGGTTCTATGGCCGCTCGTTCATCGGTACGAGATGTAGCACGGGTGCTGGACCTTCCGCTTTCTGATGCAGACCGAATTGCCAAACTGGTTCCGGAACGCCCTGGTACCTCACTTGATGACGCGTTTTCTGAAGTAAAAGAACTGCGTGAAATAAAAGCAGGAGAAGGCTTAGAAGCAGAGACCCTGAAAATGGCTCATGTATTAGAAGGGTCAGTGAGAAATACCGGAATTCATGCCGCAGGAATTATCATTGCTCCGGATGATTTAACTGAATATATCCCTGTAAGTACAGCCAAAGATGCCGACTTAACAGTAACTCAGTTTGATGGTAGCGTTATTGAAAATGCCGGGATGTTGAAAATGGATTTTCTTGGCCTTAAAACATTATCCATTTTAAAAACGGCAATAGGGTATGTAAAAGAGAATCATGGAAAAGAATATAACTTAGATGATGTTCCTCTTGATGATCCTGTTACCTATAAACTTTATCAAAAAGGTGGGACACTAGGTACTTTTCAGTTTGAAAGTGAAGGGATGAGAAAATATCTAAAGGATTTGAAGCCTAGCGATGTTAATGATCTCATTGCGATGAACGCTCTCTATCGGCCGGGGCCGATGCAGTTTATTCCCAATTATATTGAGAGGAAACATGGACGTGAAAAGGTAGAATACGATCATGATGATCTGATTCCATTGCTTGAAAATACCTATGGGATTATGATTTATCAGGAGCAGATCATGAAAGTGGCTCAGCAAATGGGAGGATATACCTTAGGAGAAGCCGACGTATTGCGGCGGATTATGGGTAAGAAGAAGCCACAACTATTGCCCCCTGAGGAAGAGAAGTTTGTGAGGCAAGCCAAAGAACTTGGCTATGATGAAAAAACTGCCAAAGAAGTTTTTGACAAAATGGCCATGTTTGCCGGCTACGGATTTAACAAGTCCCACTCCGCTGCTTATTCCGTAGTAGCGTATCACACCATGTATTTTAAGGCAAATTATCCTGCGGAATATATGGCCTCAGTAATGAGCCACAATATGAGTGACATCAAAAAAGTAGCTGCTTTTATCGAGGAATGTCAAAAGATGAATATACCTGTAGATGCTCCAAACATTAACACTGCTCGAGGTAAGTTTGTAGCAAAAGAAGGACGTGTTCAATATGGTATGTCAGCAATTAAGGGAGTGGGGTCTTCAGCCATCCAACATATTGTTAAAGAGCGTGAAGAGAACGGCTTATATCAAAGCGTATTCGATTTTGCGGCCAGGGTTGACCTTCGGGTATGTAATAGAAGAACGTTGGAAAGCTTGATACAAGCAGGTGCTTTTGATGCTTTGGACGAAAATCGGGCTCAGCTACTATTCGGGATTGATGATATTCTAGCGTACGCTTCTCGTAAGCAGGAAGAAAAACGTCGTAATCAGGTAAACCTGTTCGGAGGTGCTTCGGGAGGAGGAGTGTTCCAAGAGCCGAAGTTAAAATCGGTGCCTAAATGGAGTAGTATTGAGCGCTTGAACAAAGAGCGAGAACTCATCGGTTTTTATCTGAGTGGACATCCTTTAAATCGGTTTAAAGAAGATATTCGTTTATTTGGGAAGCAGAATTTAAGCGAAGAATGCTTGGGTAAACTTGTCCATGATAGCGAATTACGTTTTATCGCGATTATTACTTCAAAACGTCAAGCAACAGATAAGAAGGGAAGGCCCATTGCTTTTCTACAGGTAGAAGATCTGAATTCCTCGCTGGAAGTTGCTGTATTTAGTCGGGAGTTCGACAAATTTTCGGCACTGATTGAAGTGGATAATGTAGTTTATATTACCGGAAGATTTACCAAAAGAGATCGTGGCAATAGTATGATTGTTACAAACATGGAGAGGGTTGAGAATCTTCGGGAGAAATTTCAGGACCGATTGCGATTAAAACTGGATGTGGTCACTGAAGCACTAACCAAGCAGGATATTGCACAAATGGAAACCTTGTTTGAGTTGAACAGGGGAAATACCATTGTAAAAATGGATGTACATAGTAGAGAAGCAGAAACACCTATAAAGATGAACCTTCGCAATTTTGTGGTTGATCCGAATGATGAGTTACTAAAAGGCTTGAAAGAAGTGTTAGGGGAACAGGCAGTTGAGTTAACCCTTGCTAATTAAATAGCTTCATCCAACCCAATGTGAAGAATAGTAGGATAAAACGGTAGAGTTGCATAAGAGGGATAAACAGGAAGTTTAAGAGCAGCCACTTAAAACCATTCATAGCTTTGGAGCCTGAAAAGAAATTTCTGTACAGAAAAAAACCGAATACGTTCAGTAATAAAGTCAGGTAAACGGTGGTCGAAATCTCTGTAATCCCCTGGATCATTAGCTCAGAATTAGTAAGATCAGCGATTAACATATATAGTCCTGGAACAGCTGAAATACCAAAGAATATCATAAATGCATACAACGTAAAGCTGTAGTTAAAGTGATGAAGAAGGGGTTTAATTTTCCTTGAAGAAAGATTCAATAGCAAGGTCAGGCCTCCGAAAAGAAAGGGAAGAATTATTAGTATGGCTTTTGAGATGACAGTTGTTACTTCATCATATTGTAGCTGGTATGCTTCATACTCCATTCCGGAAGTTGCTATCTGAGCCTGAATGAAATCGTAAGTGAGATCGCTTTGTAGTAGTCTGTGAAGCTGAGTATTTAATGTGGTTTTAAAAGTGTCAAAGACAGGGAAGAAGAAATAAAAAGCATTCGCGATAAGGAAGAGTTTGATCGGGGAAATATATTTCTTTCGTGCTCCGCCTACATATTCCTGAACATATTTACCAGGCTTTAGAACAAATGTTTTAATACTCCTGATAAGTTTGCCATCAGATTCCAGCAAAAAAGACAAAGCATCTCCGACTAGTATAGTTATTGAGGAGTCTTTTTCAGTAAGTCGGCGTTCCCCACAATTTGGGCAATAAGGAGTATTAAATGGTTTGCTACGCGTTGGGCAATTTTCAGTAGCTAAAATATCTGACATTGTTCTACTTCCCGTTCAATTCTTGCAACCAGTTCTTCTATAAAATCAGCTTGTTCAGGTCGCATGAGTACGCTTCTCAGGATAGTAACAGTTTCGGTATTTACCTCAAAATTCGGATGGAATTCAGTAAAACTATCAGCAGGTACTTTATATAAGGAGAGATAGAATTTTCTGGTGTTCATTCCAGCATCAAATACCTTTTTAGAGATAGAAGATATCTGCTCAGTAGTTCTTATTTCATTCGTTTTTGGGAAATAAGTAAGGATATCGAGCTGGGGCATTTTGTAAGGGGTCAAAAAAGGGCAGGTCTCCATTAATGAGAACCCTTTAAGCGCTGCTTGCCTGCATCTAGCCAAAATAGGGCCAAAACCCTCGCGCTCTTTTAAAGGGAAACATTGTAATGTTGCCCAAAAAGCAACAGCGGCAGCTCCGGCTCTGGAGCATTCGAGACTAATTTCTCCAAGGTGTAAATCATCAGAAGTAAAATAGGTATATGGAGAATCATGCTTATAGAAACTACCCACATCCGGATTCTTAAAAAGAATGGCGCCACAACCATAGGGCTGAAGGCCATGTTTGTGAGGGTCTACTACAATACTGTCAGCCTCCTGCATTAATTTCCAGCAGGTGCCATCGATGAGTTCGGAATCTTTTAATGCTCTAAAGAAGCCGCCATAAGCAGAATCGATATGAATTCGGATATCATGTTTCTTTGCCCAGGGCAAAATAACATCCAATGGTTCAACTTCTCCAAGACCAGTGGTTCCCAAAGTGACAATGATAGTTCCTATCTCTGAAGCGTTTATACTTTTCAGGTCAAAATTTCCATCGGGTTTAACGGGAATTTTAACTCCTTCTATTCCTAATACCTCGCACATCCTTTCATGGGTGTAATGTGCATGTTCAGAAAAGGCGATCTTTTTTCCCGGATGAGACTTTCGTGCTACCCAAAGTGCTTCCAGATTTGCGATGGTACCACTGGAAGTAAGGTGACCTAAATATTGATCTCCATATCCAAAGAACCCAGCTAACAACTTTATGACTTCCTTTTCCATCTCAGAAGAAGGTGGCCCACCATCAAGTGCATGGTTGTTAGGGTTTATGTGCATTGCCAGCGAATACGCAGCCTGGGCTATATAATGGGGTGGTTTAAGCATTTGTCCGGCGTATACCGGATGATGGAAGGGGTAATTTCCTTCCATTCGCGAAGCTAGTTCCTGGAATACGTTGGAAATTTTTTCTTCAGAAACAGAAAGCGTGGGATCTATCTCCCACGCTCCATAAGAATCGCGCCATTGTTTAAGGCTGTCAAGAGCCTGATTAAATACTCTTTCAACCTTTTCTGCCATTATCTCAGATTTACAAGAAATCCTACTGCAAGAACCTGCTTGGTTTGTAGTTCTGTGGTAACATCGTCGTCATATACCAACTCGAACTGGAAGGACGCTGTTAAATACTGATTGATTCTACCGGAAAGTTCATTGGCCCAGGATACATCCGTTCTGTCAAAGCTATTATTCAGGTTGGTGAAGGTTTCAAAACGACTAGTGTAGGTTACATTCGCTAGTATCTCTTTGTTGAAACTAATACCCGTTGTCAAACCACCCTCAGCAAATACATTCTCTCCAACATCAACCCCGTAGCTAGGCAGTAAATCTTCATCTCCTACGTAGGTTTGTTTAAGTCCCAAACCTGCTTCAAATGAGATATAATCAGCAGGAGTATATGCATAACCGATAGTTTGTGAAAAATAACCCGGAGCCATGAAGTTAGAGATTCTTGTTCTTGGATCAGTCGAATAGTCGTATCCGTCATAGAACTGAGTTACAAATGACACCTCCGCGAATGCATTCATTGTGTTTTCATCATTTAAGATGTAAGCTAATCGGTGTTTGGTAGCAATTCGGTCATCTGTTTTCCGGCTGTCTTCTCCCTCAATATTTGTAAGGCCATATCTAAGGTTAAAAACATATCCATAGGTCAGTTTACCCTTTCTGTAGGCACCATTTAATCTGGTGAAGAAAGTTGCGGCAATGTTATTCTGGCCACCAGCCGCCCAATTGTTATAAGTTGCCTGTGAACCATTAATACCAGCTACCCATGTCGTTGCCCACTCATTGTCGAGTGTATCCGGGATAATGATAGTTTCTTGTGCAGATGATGAATAGGTAATGCCCAGGGCAAAAAAAACGGGCAAAATTCTGCCTACTAATGTTTTCATTCTTTACTTGATTGGTTTTGATTCTAATTATTCTTGAACAAAATCACTTGTTCTAGAGAGTCATTGTTAAGTATCACCTCAATATGCTCTCCAAATTTTGTTGGAACCTCTATGCCGGTAAGTTCAGAAAGTACCGGATATTTACGATGCCCTCGATCTACCAAGGTAAGCACTTCAATGGTTTCGGGTTCATTAGAAAAACATATAGTTGAGAGTGCATTGAACATGGTTTTACCTGAAAAGATAACATCATCAATAATAAGCACTTTCTTTTCAGTACAGTTCGGGAGATTTTTTTTGGGACCAATATCCTGAACAAAAAACTGATGTACTTCAAACTCTCTCTTAGATATGGATTTAAGATAAGAGTTCAGCATAGTTGCAGTAGCAAAGCCTCGTTCATTTAATCCAATGAGTATGAGTTCACCTTCCTCACTTAGTGTCTCCCAAACCTGAATAGCTAACCGTTTGAGTGTGCGGGAAATTTGATCCCGGTTCATTAACGTAATTTGTTCTGGCATAGCAAGATTTTGAATTGTTTTAAATGTACCATTTTATTTATCTATTTAGGAAGCTTTGCTTTAAATTGAAGAGTCACTGTTTTACATTAACAGTGTTAACCTAAACATTTTATCTGAAGCTATGAGTTCAAAAGGAGATGCGCTTTTAGCATTAATAAGTGGGTTTATTGCCGGTACAATAACTGGGTTGTTATTGGCTCCAAAATCAGGCAGGGAAAGTCGCCAATGGATTTCAGAACATACTGGTGAGGCGAAAGACTGGGTTGAAAGTCGGGGAACCCGCATAATCAAAGAAAGCGAACAAAAGATTAAGAATATATCACAGGGAGTAAAAGACGCATTACCTGATCTGTATGAAGCCACCTCAGATATCCATTTTGAGGATGATGAACTAGAAGATGCCTGAAAAGGAGCATCTTTTACAGTGGATTTGGGAGCAGCTTCTTTTTGATACAACTTCCTTGAAAACTACAGAGGGGAAAGCTCTTCGCATTCTCAATCAAGGGTTGCGCAATTCAACGGACGGTCCTGATTTTTTGCAGGCTACCATACAAATAGGAACTTTAGTGTGGAGTGGAGCTATTGAGATTCATATCAACTCTTCTTCTTGGTATCATCATGCTCATCATCTGGATGAAGCTTATAACCAGGTAGTACTTCATGTGGTCTTTGAAGAGCGCCCAAAAAAAGTTTATTGTCAGAATGGTAGTTGCCCGCCAACTTTAAACTTACAACCTTACCTGGCCCAGGAGTTACAACAGCTACTCAAACATGCTAATGATGCTGTTGCATCCTGTTCAGGAAAACTTTCGTTCATCTCAAAAGAAGCTTTCGATGAACAATTGAGGCGTGCTCATCTTGAATACCTCGAGAAGAAGGGAAATGATATACTATCCTTCTATAATCCTGACCAAATTCCTTCCTTAGCCTGGAAACATGCTCTTATTCTGGCTTTATTCGATGGCTTTGGTATTGTTCATAATAGAAGTCAAATGGTTGAAGTTGGAAGGTTTGTTTTGGATCGTTTAGAATTGTCCATAAAAGAGATTACAGATCAAGCAAATACCTTTGCAGGTTTTCGAGCTGGGGAGCCAGGGCTTTCATGGAACCTGAAGGGAGTGTATCCGGCTAGTCATCCACAAAAAAGAATTCCCCAGGCAATAGAGTTTGCCAAATCTATTATTGATACTCCATTCGAACTATTTCTCAAACAGCATCCCAGATCCATTTGGAAATCCTGGATTGAAAAGGTGTGTATATCAAATGGTTCTAAGGCTAAGATTCTGTACAGTACGGTGTTCATTCCAGCGCTACATATGTTAGGTACTTTATTTGCATCAGAAAAAGTAACACGCCATGCCCTTGAAGAGTGGAACTCAATTTGTATACCCCTGCCATCCTCAACCAGGCAATATTTTAGTCAAATGGTTGAGCCTCATGAGTTTCAAAGGTTTGCAACCCCTGGGTTAATTCATCAGCATCGCAGCTATTGTTCCAGGCTCAATTGTCATCATTGCATTGTACTTAAAAAAGCAATTTCATCTTGATTGCGTTTTAAAGTGTCCCTATCTTTTAAGTCTGTCGATGACACGATATTGCCCGGTCGTCTAATGGCAGGACACCTGGTTTTGGTCCAGTATGTGGGGGTTCGAGTCCTCCCCGGGCAACAACACTCAGAAGAATGGATGGGATACACTCTTCTGTTTTATGTAATCCTGAATAACTTCAGTGCTAGCAACAAAATAACTTGGATAGTCCTCTCGCAATATTTTCCGGTACCAGTAATCCGGCTCTAGCTCGAGCTATAGCAAAGGAATATGGAACTACTTTGGGTAAAGTTACCACCAAGCAATTCTCTGATGGAGAGCTGTACGTAAAGTTCCAGCAAAGCATCCGTGGCGAAGATATTTTTATTATTCAGCCAACTCCTCCTCCGGGCGATAATATCATTGAACTTCTTTTGATGCTTGATGCAGCTAAAAGAGCTTCTGTAAAAAGAGTGACTGCCGTAATTCCCTATTTTGGATATGCTCGTCAAGATCGAAAAGATCAACCGCGGGTATCGATAGGCTCAAAACTCATGGCTAACCTTTTGGTTGAGGCCGGCGCCGATCGAATCCTTACCATGGACTTACATGCTGCACAGATTCAGGGTTTCTTCGATATACCACTCGACCATTTATATGCGAGTCGAGTATTTATCGATCACTTCACTAAAGATCCTATTGATAATCTGGTAGTTGTTGCTCCTGATGTTGGAAGTCTTAAAATGGCTCGCTCTTATGCTAAAAAGCTGGGGGCTTCACTTGCCTTTATCGACAAAAGACGTCCTGAGCAGAATAAGTCAGAGATCATGAACATTATTGGTGAGGTGGAAGGCAAGAACGTGTTAATAGTTGATGACTTAATCGACACGGCCGGTACATTGACAAATGCGGCAGCAGCTATGAAAGAACGCGGAGCATTAAATATCTCCGCCATTTGCTCTCATCCGATTTTATCAGGTCCGGCTTTTCAGCGAATTGATGATTCGCCCATTGATGAATTATTGGTAACAGATACTGTGCCTCTGCGCCAGCCATCTGACAAGATTAAAGTATTAAGTGTGGCAAATATTTTTGCTGAAGCGATACAACGTATTCATACCAATGATACCATCAGTGCACTGTTTGATAATTAATGAGATAAGAAAAAATAAAAATGGCATATCCAGAATTAGTAAAACTTGACGGAACTGTTCGCGAACTAAGCAAACAGACTAATAAAGCACTTCGTGCTGAAAAACGAGTTCCTGCAGTTCTTTATGGTCCTGAAGTTGAAGAGAATATTCATTTTTCAATTGATGAGCTTGAGCTTGAAAAGATCCTAAGAAAGGCTCAAACCAAA
This sequence is a window from Balneola sp.. Protein-coding genes within it:
- a CDS encoding LexA family transcriptional regulator, with product MSGLPSYSPIAPQNNSELLKLSRKIETGFPSPAGDHLEKALSLEELIVQRPTSTFYVRADGNAMKAAGIYHQDILVVDRSLTPQNGSIIIASYEEEIIIRRLVIKGANTFLTTGDIKHPPIFISQDTNWMIWGIVTHLIHRFRPVDEAESKQEPVYEVD
- a CDS encoding Y-family DNA polymerase, coding for MFLKAPTSNPSGLAYAMIDCNNFYASCERAFDPTLIGKPIAILSNNDGCVIARSEEAKEAGIPMGAPEFKYRKEFKEKRVQIRSSNYALYGDMSHRVMETLRSLTHDIEIYSIDEAFAELSTNIYPQLTTYGQVLRQTIFKWTGLPVSVGIAPSKTLAKIANHIAKKNKPFDGVLDLTTHPNLNEFLKQTPVQNIWGIGQGLTIRINRFGIENAFQLKETINNRKWVRKHLAITGLRTVLELNGIPCSGLGTGRDSRKGILTSRMFGKPLYDLGDVQEAVATFVSRATEKLRAQHSVASNISINLIGDKYDNIRGKYKFGAGYALRVPTAHTPTLIHVGKMLTQKAFEEGRKYKKAAVMLTGIVPNSEVQMDLFDPELYTKKQHRLMECMDRINSKFGRNYAAFAATGLHKKGDHRNKWLMNQNHLSNRYTTRWDELLVAKTKLSL
- a CDS encoding DUF3667 domain-containing protein, with the translated sequence MSDILATENCPTRSKPFNTPYCPNCGERRLTEKDSSITILVGDALSFLLESDGKLIRSIKTFVLKPGKYVQEYVGGARKKYISPIKLFLIANAFYFFFPVFDTFKTTLNTQLHRLLQSDLTYDFIQAQIATSGMEYEAYQLQYDEVTTVISKAILIILPFLFGGLTLLLNLSSRKIKPLLHHFNYSFTLYAFMIFFGISAVPGLYMLIADLTNSELMIQGITEISTTVYLTLLLNVFGFFLYRNFFSGSKAMNGFKWLLLNFLFIPLMQLYRFILLFFTLGWMKLFN
- a CDS encoding DNA polymerase III subunit alpha; protein product: MYLIFDTETTGLPRDYSAPITDLDNWPRLVQLAWQLHDHTGKLMSSGNYIVKPEGFTIPFNSEKIHGISTKRAMEEGHDLEFVLLEFRKDINKAHFLIGHNVSFDEKVMGAEFLRKKVASGIMDTPKIDTKDESTEYCAIPGARGYKWPTLTELHKKLFGVDFDDAHDAAADVEATTRSFLELVRLGVININFPLDAKLYESSQSYIVRDHYIDLVSPSRIKKKEDQGNEAGGDREKDLRSEVVLDEDVVFTHLHCHSKYSVLQATAGVKELVAKAKNLGMPAVALTDKGNMYGAFAFASAAHAVEIKPILGCEFYVVDDRHQKKFTREKKDRRYQIPFLAKNQEGYKNLTKLCSIGFTEGYYYKFPRVDKEVIKQHSEHLICLSGNTRGLLGDLILNKGEQFAEEELAWWMEVFGDDFYLEVVNHGLDEEHRVNEIFKEFSQKYGVKLVASNNVFYLEEEDAKAHDALICIDDGTLVSTPIGKGREFRYGFPNEEFYFKDTEAMTALFADMPEAIINSQEIVDKIEPIKLAREVILPKFDIPEGFDNEDDYLRHLTLEGAKSRYPDFSDEVKERIDLELGIIKDMGFPGYFLIVQDFIAAARDMGVYVGPGRGSAAGSVVAYCTGITNIDPLTYDLLFERFLNPERVSMPDIDIDFDDDGRQKVIEYVVNKYGKDQVAHIITFGSMAARSSVRDVARVLDLPLSDADRIAKLVPERPGTSLDDAFSEVKELREIKAGEGLEAETLKMAHVLEGSVRNTGIHAAGIIIAPDDLTEYIPVSTAKDADLTVTQFDGSVIENAGMLKMDFLGLKTLSILKTAIGYVKENHGKEYNLDDVPLDDPVTYKLYQKGGTLGTFQFESEGMRKYLKDLKPSDVNDLIAMNALYRPGPMQFIPNYIERKHGREKVEYDHDDLIPLLENTYGIMIYQEQIMKVAQQMGGYTLGEADVLRRIMGKKKPQLLPPEEEKFVRQAKELGYDEKTAKEVFDKMAMFAGYGFNKSHSAAYSVVAYHTMYFKANYPAEYMASVMSHNMSDIKKVAAFIEECQKMNIPVDAPNINTARGKFVAKEGRVQYGMSAIKGVGSSAIQHIVKEREENGLYQSVFDFAARVDLRVCNRRTLESLIQAGAFDALDENRAQLLFGIDDILAYASRKQEEKRRNQVNLFGGASGGGVFQEPKLKSVPKWSSIERLNKERELIGFYLSGHPLNRFKEDIRLFGKQNLSEECLGKLVHDSELRFIAIITSKRQATDKKGRPIAFLQVEDLNSSLEVAVFSREFDKFSALIEVDNVVYITGRFTKRDRGNSMIVTNMERVENLREKFQDRLRLKLDVVTEALTKQDIAQMETLFELNRGNTIVKMDVHSREAETPIKMNLRNFVVDPNDELLKGLKEVLGEQAVELTLAN